From one Labeo rohita strain BAU-BD-2019 chromosome 8, IGBB_LRoh.1.0, whole genome shotgun sequence genomic stretch:
- the slc35a3a gene encoding solute carrier family 35 member A3a, whose protein sequence is MASAKLKYLSLGVLVFQTTSLVLTMRYSRTLQGDGPRYLASSAVVVAEFLKILTCVGLVFKDHSYSGRALSSILRQEILHKPIETLKLAIPSGIYTLQNNLLYVALSNLDAATYQVTYQLKILTTALFSVSMLGRRLGVYQWLSLLILMAGVALVQWPADSPSDPQKEQLTAGSQFVGLVAVLVACCSSGFAGVYFEKILKETKQSVWVRNIQLGMFGLVFGIFGMLAYDGDRIQQHGMFQGYNMLTWIVVALQALGGLVIAAVIKYADNILKGFATSLSIILSTLISYFWLEDFEPTSVFFLGTVLVIVATFLYGYESKPAPNPSRA, encoded by the exons ATGGCATCAGCCAAGCTGAAGTACCTCTCTCTGGGGGTTCTGGTGTTCCAGACCACGTCCCTGGTGCTCACCATGCGTTACTCGCGCACCTTGCAGGGCGACGGGCCGCGTTACCTGGCCTCCTCTGCGGTGGTGGTGGCAGAGTTCCTGAAGATCCTCACTTGTGTGGGGCTCGTCTTCAAAGATCACA GTTATAGCGGTCGAGCGCTGAGCAGTATTCTGAGACAGGAGATTCTACACAAGCCTATAGAGACGCTGAAGCTGGCGATTCCTTCAGGGATCTACACGCTACAGAATAACCTGCTCTATGTAGCGCTGTCCAACCTTGATGCAGCTACCTATCAG GTAACATACCAGTTGAAAATCCTGACTACAGCCCTGTTTTCGGTATCTATGCTGGGCCGCAGGCTCGGGGTGTACCAGTGGTTGTCTCTGCTAATTCTTATGGCTGGTGTTGCACTTGTCCAG TGGCCAGCGGACTCCCCGTCAGACCCTCAGAAAGAGCAGCTGACCGCAGGCTCACAGTTCGTAGGGCTGGTGGCCGTGTTGGTGGCCTGTTGCTCTAGTGGGTTTGCTGGCGTCTACTTTGAGAAGATCCTTAAAGAGACCAAGCAGAGTGTTTGGGTCCGAAACATCCAGCTTG GCATGTTTGGCTTGGTTTTTGGGATCTTCGGGATGTTGGCCTACGATGGTGACAGAATTCAACAACACGGGATGTTTCAGGGCTACAACATGCTAACCTGGATTGTGGTCGCTCTCCAG GCTCTTGGAGGGCTCGTGATAGCTGCTGTCATCAAGTATGCTGACAACATACTGAAAGGCTTTGCTACATCACTCTCAATTATCCTCTCCacattaatttcatatttctgGCTGGAGGACTTTGAGCCTACCAg TGTGTTCTTCCTGGGCACAGTATTGGTCATAGTGGCGACGTTTCTCTATGGTTATGAAAGCAAGCCGGCACCCAACCCAAGCAGAGCATGA